In a genomic window of Trichoderma atroviride chromosome 4, complete sequence:
- a CDS encoding uncharacterized protein (EggNog:ENOG41) encodes MSKPYMLWVGGKEVVGTGELIAVENPAKTAIFAECHSASPQDVDDTVQLAHKAFKSGIWAKAPRHTRADVLDKAADLLASRLSVLIPLEVEQTGRAIREMQAQVPSLVRWFRYFAAVLRTEERPVLPTMGKLHNWIERVPLGVVVQITPFNHPLLIAVKKLAPALAAGNSVVLKPSELTPLTSLLLGPILKEAGLPDGVFNVLPGLGATTGRDLVSHPLVRKVDITGGTVAGRAIGSIVGSNLARYNAELGGKAPLIVFEKANLEAAVNGVAFGSFIATGQTCVAATRIIIHKSILATVEEKLSQKAQSIARRMGSPTNTNSSMGPLISSKQLGNVVGLVDDAVANGAKVVCGGKRMAGISDLDGTNFAEGYFFPPTILASSPECDITKTRIWREEAFGPVILLVGFESEQEALELANDSEFGLGAALWTDDLSQAFRVSEQIESGIVWVNTHHRNDPSSPWGGATTASGVGSENGVKAYHAYTTTKSIIINYAAGDEAAADDWFREDGAQVRYG; translated from the exons ATGTCTAAGCCATACATGTTATGGGTTGGCGGCAAGGAAGTGGTGGGTACTGGTGAGCT CATAGCTGTTGAAAATCCAGCAAAAACGGCAATATTTGCAGA ATGCCATTCTGCATCACCTCAAGATGTCGATGACACTGTACAGCTTGCTCATAAAGCCTTCAAATCGGGAATTTGGGCCAAAGCTCCTCGACACACGCGAGCTGATGTGTTGGATAAAGCAGCCGACCTTCTCGCTTCGAGGCTTTCTGTGCTAATCCCCCTGGAGGTGGAGCAGACGGGGAGGGCCATCAGAGAGATGCAAGCCCAAGTCCCATCTCTGGTTCGCTGGTTTCGATACTTTGCTGCCGTGCTTCGCACTGAAGAGCGTCCCGTCCTACCGACCATGGGCAAGCTGCATAACTGGATAGAGCGGGTTCCGCTCGGCGTCGTTGTTCAGATCACTCCGTTCAACCATCCTTTGCTCATCGCAGTCAAAAAACTTGCCCCTGCTCTGGCGGCTGGGAATAGTGTTGTGCTGAAGCCGAGCGAGCTCACGCCTCTCACGAGTCTGCTACTGGGGCCAATTTTGAAAGAAGCAGGGCTTCCAGACGGCGTTTTCAACGTTCTGCCCGGCCTTGGAGCTACAACAGGACGCGACCTTGTAAGTCACCCGCTTGTACGGAAAGTCGACATTACCGGCGGAACAGTTGCCGGAAGAGCAATCGGTTCAATTGTCGGCAGCAACCTGGCACGCTACAATGCAGAGCTAGGCGGAAAGGCGCCTTTGATCGTGTTCGAAAAAGCGAATCTTGAAGCTGCAGTCAATGGCGTCGCATTCGGGTCATTCATCGCGACTGGCCAGACTTGCGTGGCAGCCACTCGGATCATCATTCACAAGAGTATTCTCGCAACTGTAGAGGAGAAGCTTTCTCAAAAAGCTCAATCCATTGCACGACGTATGGGATCGCCTACAAACACAAACTCCTCCATGGGCCCTCTGATTTCATCTAAGCAGCTTGGAAATGTCGTTGGACTCGTTGACGATGCTGTTGCAAATGGCGCAAAGGTTGTCTGTGGTGGAAAGAGAATGGCTGGTATCTCTGATCTCGATGGCACGAATTTTGCCGAGGGCTACTTTTTCCCACCAACAATCTTGGCTTCCAGTCCAGAATGCGATATTACCAAGACGAGGATCTGGCGCGAGGAGGCATTTGGTCCAGTCATTCTGCTTGTTGGGTTTGAAAGCGAACAAGAAGCGCTGGAACTCGCCAACGACAGCGAGTTTGGCCTGGGAGCGGCCCTGTGGACCGATGATCTGAGCCAAGCTTTCAGGGTATCTGAGCAGATTGAGTCTGGCATTGTTTGGGTGAACACGCACCATCGGAATGACCCGAGCAGTCCATGGGGCGGAGCAACTACCGCAAGTGGCGTGGGAAGTGAAAATGGAGTCAAAGCATATCACGCGTATACGACGACGAAAAGTATCATTATCAATTATGCTGCCGGGGACGAGGCCGCAGCGGACGATTGGTTTAGAGAAGATGGGGCTCAGGTTCGCTACGGTTAA